A window of Jatrophihabitans sp. contains these coding sequences:
- a CDS encoding DUF58 domain-containing protein, with amino-acid sequence MATIRTGGGSSAAPPLIDTTSIGSQRVALSSRGRTFITVGLISLATGLMLGVLDLQRLGVLLLVLPVPAWLAVRQARSGLRIGHAVTPSRITVGEQAQVRLVLGNPHSFGTGPLRVTETVPGGRPLRFSVAGVRGRQRRTVAYPLPALRRGRYTVGPTTVMASDPFGLVTADTRSTDVGELIVRPATTQLARLALPVAWRDGAATLSHSVGVGGSDDASVREYRHGDDLRKIHWRSTARSGAFMVRQEERPWHGESLVLLDHRAMVYPTTPAQPDSAALEWAISAAASIGCHLAEQGRRVAVVTGEGQVAHDTPAAILDMLADVKPALRADLEPLAAALTGLGRDAAVFAVLAASPKSSISGLLSRPQSPGSAVALLLRPWTWNSDTRDLLAEAAWQSTADALRAAGWRVVSAEAGDEVGDLWPSLLSARVGSAR; translated from the coding sequence GTGGCGACGATTCGAACCGGTGGCGGTTCTTCGGCAGCGCCTCCGCTGATCGATACCACCTCGATCGGAAGCCAGCGGGTGGCGTTGTCCAGCCGCGGCCGCACCTTCATCACAGTGGGACTGATCTCGCTGGCCACCGGGCTGATGCTGGGCGTGCTGGACCTGCAGCGCCTGGGCGTGCTGCTGCTGGTGCTGCCGGTGCCGGCCTGGCTGGCCGTCCGGCAAGCCCGCTCCGGCCTGCGGATCGGCCACGCGGTGACCCCGTCGCGTATCACGGTCGGCGAGCAGGCCCAGGTCCGGCTGGTGCTGGGCAACCCGCACAGCTTCGGCACCGGGCCGTTGCGGGTCACCGAGACGGTCCCGGGCGGGCGTCCGCTGCGATTCAGCGTGGCCGGGGTTCGCGGCCGGCAGCGCCGCACGGTTGCCTACCCGCTGCCCGCGCTGCGCCGCGGCCGGTACACGGTCGGGCCCACCACCGTGATGGCCAGTGACCCGTTCGGCCTGGTCACCGCCGACACCCGATCCACCGACGTGGGAGAGCTGATCGTCCGGCCGGCGACCACCCAGCTGGCGCGCCTGGCGCTGCCGGTCGCCTGGCGCGACGGCGCCGCCACCCTCAGCCACTCGGTCGGTGTCGGCGGTTCGGATGACGCCTCGGTGCGCGAGTACCGCCACGGCGATGACCTGCGCAAGATCCACTGGCGCAGCACCGCCCGCTCCGGCGCCTTCATGGTCCGGCAGGAGGAACGGCCCTGGCACGGTGAGTCCCTGGTGCTGCTGGACCACCGGGCGATGGTCTACCCCACGACACCGGCCCAGCCGGACTCGGCGGCCCTGGAATGGGCCATCTCGGCCGCTGCCAGCATCGGCTGCCACCTGGCCGAGCAGGGCCGGCGGGTAGCGGTGGTGACCGGTGAGGGTCAGGTCGCGCACGACACCCCCGCGGCGATCCTGGACATGCTCGCCGACGTCAAGCCCGCCCTGCGCGCCGACCTCGAGCCGCTGGCGGCCGCGCTGACCGGGCTGGGCCGCGACGCCGCCGTGTTCGCGGTGCTGGCGGCCTCCCCCAAGAGCTCGATCAGCGGGCTGCTGAGCCGGCCCCAGTCCCCCGGCTCGGCGGTGGCCCTGCTGCTACGGCCCTGGACCTGGAACAGCGACACCCGTGACCTGCTGGCCGAGGCCGCCTGGCAGTCCACCGCCGACGCCTTGCGCGCCGCCGGCTGGCGGGTGGTGTCGGCCGAAGCCGGCGACGAAGTCGGCGATCTCTGGCCCAGCCTTCTCTCCGCACGCGTTGGGAGTGCCCGATGA
- a CDS encoding MoxR family ATPase has product MTHAAAQAAQSAAGSAQQNGHGSPPSANGLASPSTAGSALSVADVGPAAERIIANIEKVIAGKHEVIRLGVTVLLAEGHLLIEDVPGVGKTTFAKALARSIDCSVRRIQFTPDLLPSDVTGVSIYNAESSDFEFKPGPVFANILLGDEINRASPKTQAALLECMAERQVTVDGVRYALQSPFLVLATQNPVEMEGTYALPEAQRDRFTGKISLGYPDRSAEIAMLSDQTTVDPLSMLQPVSDAAHIRALIETVRTVHVVESVKDYVVSLAEASRNHPEIRLGASPRASLHLLRTAKAAAALAGRDYVLPDDVQKLAVPVLAHRLIPAATATVAGRSPEDLLAEIVTKVPIPVASPRG; this is encoded by the coding sequence GTGACACATGCAGCAGCTCAGGCCGCTCAGTCGGCGGCCGGTTCCGCGCAGCAGAACGGTCACGGCTCGCCACCGAGCGCCAATGGCCTGGCAAGTCCCTCGACGGCGGGATCCGCGCTCTCGGTCGCCGACGTCGGCCCGGCCGCTGAGCGCATCATCGCCAACATCGAGAAGGTGATCGCCGGCAAGCACGAGGTGATCCGGCTCGGCGTCACCGTGCTGCTGGCCGAGGGCCACCTGCTGATCGAGGACGTGCCCGGCGTCGGCAAGACCACCTTCGCCAAGGCGCTGGCCCGATCCATCGACTGCTCGGTGCGGCGGATCCAGTTCACCCCGGACCTGCTGCCCAGCGACGTCACCGGCGTTTCCATCTACAACGCCGAGTCCAGCGATTTCGAGTTCAAGCCCGGCCCGGTCTTCGCCAACATCCTGCTCGGCGACGAGATCAACCGCGCCTCCCCCAAGACCCAGGCGGCGCTGCTGGAGTGCATGGCCGAGCGGCAGGTGACCGTCGACGGCGTGCGCTACGCGCTGCAGTCGCCGTTCCTGGTGCTGGCCACCCAGAACCCGGTGGAGATGGAGGGCACCTACGCCCTGCCCGAAGCCCAGCGCGACCGTTTCACCGGCAAGATCTCACTCGGCTACCCCGACCGCAGCGCCGAGATCGCCATGCTCAGCGACCAGACCACCGTGGACCCGCTGTCGATGCTGCAGCCGGTCTCCGACGCCGCCCACATCCGCGCCCTGATCGAGACCGTCCGGACCGTGCACGTGGTGGAGTCGGTGAAGGACTACGTCGTCTCGCTGGCCGAGGCCAGCCGCAACCATCCCGAGATCCGGCTCGGCGCCTCACCGCGCGCCTCGCTGCACCTGCTGCGCACCGCCAAGGCCGCGGCGGCGCTGGCCGGTCGGGACTACGTGCTGCCCGATGACGTGCAGAAACTGGCCGTGCCGGTGCTGGCCCACCGGTTGATCCCGGCGGCCACCGCCACCGTGGCCGGTCGCTCACCTGAAGACCTGCTGGCAGAGATCGTGACGAAGGTCCCGATTCCGGTAGCCAGCCCACGCGGATAG
- the mraZ gene encoding division/cell wall cluster transcriptional repressor MraZ: MFLGTHTPRLDDKGRLALPAKFRTELEGGLVITKGQERCLFVFPMAEFSRITELLRSAPVTQRSVRDYSRVFFASASHEVPDGQGRITVPSQLREYAGLSKDCVVIGANSRVEVWDSGAWQSYLESTEQSFADAEEVLPGLL; encoded by the coding sequence ATGTTTCTCGGTACCCACACCCCTCGGCTGGACGACAAGGGCCGCCTGGCGCTGCCCGCGAAGTTCCGTACCGAGCTGGAAGGGGGGCTGGTGATCACCAAAGGCCAGGAACGCTGCCTCTTCGTGTTCCCGATGGCTGAGTTCAGCCGGATCACCGAACTGCTCCGCTCGGCTCCGGTCACCCAGCGCAGCGTCCGGGACTACAGCCGGGTGTTCTTCGCCAGCGCCTCGCACGAGGTGCCGGACGGTCAGGGCCGGATCACCGTGCCCAGCCAGTTGCGCGAGTACGCCGGGCTGTCCAAGGACTGCGTCGTGATCGGCGCCAACAGCCGGGTCGAGGTCTGGGACTCCGGGGCGTGGCAGAGCTACCTCGAGAGCACCGAGCAGTCCTTCGCCGACGCCGAGGAGGTGCTGCCCGGCCTGCTCTAG
- the rsmH gene encoding 16S rRNA (cytosine(1402)-N(4))-methyltransferase RsmH yields MGEPEPPAPAGHVPVLLDRVLELLAPAVDRPGAVLVDATLGLGGHSAALLRAHPGLTLVGLDRDRHALRLAAQRLAEYAGRTHLVHAVYDQLPQVLDELELTGIDGALFDLGVSSMQLDLVERGFSYAHDAPLDMRMDDEDLLTAEEVVNSYPVPRLARVLRDYGEERFALRIAQAIGRRRAEHRLTSTAELAELVRQAIPAATRRTGGHPAKRTFQALRIEVNSELAAVQAAIPAALQALSVGGRIVVLAYHSLEDRIVKRSFAELALDRTPPDLPVAIAAAGPQIRLLSRGSEPATEAEVAANPRAASVRLRAAERIREAA; encoded by the coding sequence ATGGGCGAACCGGAGCCGCCGGCCCCGGCTGGGCACGTCCCGGTGCTGCTGGACCGGGTCCTGGAACTGCTTGCCCCCGCAGTGGACCGACCCGGCGCGGTGCTCGTCGATGCCACCCTCGGCCTCGGCGGCCACAGCGCCGCGCTGCTGCGGGCGCATCCCGGCCTCACCCTGGTGGGCCTGGACCGCGACCGGCACGCGCTGCGTCTGGCTGCCCAGCGGCTGGCCGAGTATGCCGGGCGCACCCATCTGGTGCACGCCGTCTATGACCAGCTTCCCCAGGTGCTCGACGAGCTCGAACTCACCGGGATCGACGGCGCGCTCTTCGACCTCGGGGTCTCCTCCATGCAACTCGACCTGGTCGAGCGCGGCTTCTCCTACGCCCACGACGCGCCGCTGGACATGCGGATGGACGATGAGGACCTGCTGACCGCCGAGGAGGTCGTGAACAGCTATCCGGTGCCGCGACTGGCCCGGGTGCTGCGCGACTACGGCGAGGAGCGGTTCGCTCTGCGGATCGCCCAGGCGATCGGACGCCGCCGCGCCGAGCACCGGCTGACCTCCACCGCCGAGCTGGCCGAGCTGGTGCGCCAGGCGATCCCGGCGGCGACCCGCCGGACCGGAGGCCATCCCGCCAAGCGCACCTTCCAGGCCCTGCGGATCGAGGTCAACTCAGAACTGGCCGCGGTCCAGGCGGCGATTCCCGCCGCGTTGCAAGCGCTGAGCGTCGGGGGACGCATCGTGGTGCTGGCCTACCACTCGCTGGAGGATCGGATCGTCAAGCGGAGCTTCGCCGAACTGGCCCTGGACCGGACACCGCCGGACCTTCCGGTGGCGATCGCGGCCGCCGGCCCGCAGATCAGGCTGTTGAGCCGGGGATCCGAGCCCGCCACCGAGGCCGAGGTCGCGGCCAATCCGCGGGCCGCCTCGGTGCGGCTGCGAGCCGCCGAACGAATCCGGGAGGCGGCATGA